The following coding sequences lie in one Bacteroidota bacterium genomic window:
- a CDS encoding outer membrane lipoprotein carrier protein LolA, whose product MKRLIFFMLLFGAIFQVQQLMAQKNADQLLNAVIDKTRNTPNLKIDFTYQMINTRAGINEKKNGTLFLNGDAYKVLIDGQTIVSDGKTVWTYLPESNEVMVSNAGQGDEALSPTNLLTTYAKDYKASFGSDKDNQAKGLKTIELKAQAGSKFPKVIVGVREAAEQLSRLVIFDNGGNQFIYDLSRMTPNATLPRNFFTFNPADYPGIDVVDMR is encoded by the coding sequence ATGAAGCGTTTGATCTTTTTCATGCTCCTTTTCGGGGCAATTTTCCAGGTTCAGCAGCTAATGGCCCAAAAAAACGCCGATCAGCTCCTTAACGCTGTGATCGACAAAACCCGCAACACCCCTAACCTCAAGATCGATTTCACCTACCAGATGATCAACACCAGGGCGGGAATCAACGAAAAAAAGAACGGTACCCTCTTCCTCAACGGGGATGCCTATAAAGTGCTCATCGACGGGCAAACCATCGTCAGCGATGGAAAGACTGTCTGGACCTACCTCCCCGAAAGCAATGAGGTAATGGTGAGCAATGCAGGTCAGGGCGACGAGGCATTGAGCCCAACCAACCTCCTCACTACCTATGCAAAGGATTATAAGGCTTCCTTTGGCAGTGATAAAGATAATCAGGCCAAAGGACTGAAAACCATTGAATTGAAAGCTCAAGCCGGCAGCAAGTTTCCCAAAGTGATTGTAGGTGTACGCGAAGCCGCGGAGCAACTGTCGCGCCTTGTGATCTTCGATAATGGCGGCAACCAGTTTATTTACGACCTCAGCCGCATGACGCCCAATGCCACCCTTCCGCGAAACTTCTTCACTTTCAATCCGGCCGATTATCCTGGCATCGATGTAGTTGACATGCGATGA
- a CDS encoding DNA translocase FtsK 4TM domain-containing protein, producing MARPVNKLLEQTAPDSSTTAPAGAAVPENKKKAATPKPPKPKRKLPILRMGPRTTQATGIFFLFASAYLALAFVSFYINWFGELTDDYFSDLPVRLVLTEKGLQINNWMGNLGAFLSQLLVKEGFGLGAFFLPFLSFLIGYRLVFKRNLLGGWGIWKYAVMSLLWLPLLLATLFPNHPLNTLGGLTGLFVRDYLSAILGKPGLMMVILFILIVFIIWTFAITFGKKPKPEDQPARTGVADEKGDLYNTVEYAVEDEESKIEEVSVRPTNKPIELELEPTVAAVVADKPAAAPVDELPLEVANANKPEENQRKKGSIERQTLDTLYDPRLDLPDYKFPPIELLFEYGDGTITVERSELEANKKRIVETLANYSIGIEKIKATIGPTVTLYEIVPAPGIRISRIKGLEDDIALSLSALGIRIIAPIPGKGTVGIEVPNMKPEIVSMRSIIASERFRSGNYELPFGLGKTIANESFVADLTRMPHILMAGATGQGKSVGLNAIITSLLYTKHPSELKFVMVDPKKVELNLYSRIERHFLAKLPDSEEAIITDTRKVVRTLNSLTIEMDNRYELLKDAQVRNIKEYNEKFRSRKLNPNEGHRFLPYIVLIIDEFADLIMTAGKEVEGPITRLAQLARAVGIHLIIATQRPTVNIITGTIKANFPARIAFRVISRTDSRTILDTGGADQLVGRGDMLLSTGSDLIRLQCAFIDTPEVERLTDYIGSQRGYPDAFHLPEYADEQDEVGEVLDLGERDPLFEDAARVIVETQQGSTSLLQRKLKLGYNRAARIIDQLEAAGIVGPFEGSKAREVKVNGTMALEQFLKDYYSRTNNEK from the coding sequence ATGGCCAGGCCAGTAAACAAGCTATTAGAACAAACCGCACCCGACAGCAGCACAACAGCGCCGGCAGGTGCTGCTGTGCCTGAAAACAAAAAAAAGGCCGCAACGCCAAAACCTCCGAAGCCTAAGCGTAAGCTTCCCATCCTCCGCATGGGGCCGCGTACCACACAGGCCACCGGCATCTTCTTTTTGTTTGCCTCGGCCTACCTGGCTCTTGCCTTCGTTTCGTTCTACATCAACTGGTTTGGCGAACTCACCGACGATTATTTCAGCGACCTTCCCGTGCGCCTGGTGCTCACCGAAAAGGGATTGCAAATCAACAACTGGATGGGTAACCTGGGGGCATTCCTGAGTCAGCTCCTTGTTAAAGAAGGGTTCGGACTGGGTGCCTTTTTCCTGCCTTTTCTGTCTTTTCTGATCGGCTACAGGCTGGTATTCAAACGCAACTTGCTGGGTGGCTGGGGAATCTGGAAATATGCAGTGATGAGCCTGCTCTGGCTGCCACTGCTGCTGGCCACCTTGTTTCCCAACCATCCTCTGAATACTTTGGGCGGACTCACAGGCCTTTTTGTCCGCGACTACCTTTCAGCAATTCTGGGTAAACCAGGCTTGATGATGGTCATCCTGTTCATTCTTATCGTATTCATAATCTGGACTTTTGCTATTACTTTCGGTAAAAAGCCAAAGCCGGAAGATCAACCTGCCCGCACCGGTGTTGCCGACGAAAAGGGAGACCTGTACAACACGGTGGAATATGCCGTGGAGGATGAAGAATCAAAAATTGAAGAGGTGTCTGTCAGGCCGACCAACAAGCCCATAGAGCTTGAGCTTGAGCCGACCGTTGCAGCTGTTGTTGCTGACAAACCCGCTGCTGCACCTGTGGACGAATTGCCCCTTGAGGTGGCCAATGCCAATAAGCCTGAGGAAAATCAACGCAAGAAAGGTTCCATCGAACGCCAGACCCTGGATACCTTGTACGACCCCCGTCTCGACCTGCCCGATTATAAATTCCCCCCGATTGAGCTGCTCTTCGAATACGGCGACGGCACCATCACTGTTGAGCGGTCGGAACTCGAAGCAAATAAAAAGCGCATTGTCGAAACCCTGGCAAACTATTCCATCGGGATCGAAAAAATCAAGGCAACCATCGGACCAACGGTCACCTTGTACGAGATTGTTCCTGCGCCCGGCATCCGCATCAGCCGCATCAAGGGTTTGGAAGACGATATTGCGCTGAGCTTGTCGGCCCTGGGTATCCGCATCATTGCACCCATCCCCGGCAAAGGCACGGTGGGTATCGAGGTGCCCAATATGAAACCCGAAATCGTTTCGATGCGCAGCATCATTGCATCAGAGCGTTTCAGGTCGGGCAATTACGAGCTTCCGTTCGGCCTGGGAAAAACCATAGCCAACGAGAGCTTTGTGGCCGACCTTACCCGCATGCCCCACATCCTCATGGCAGGGGCCACCGGTCAGGGTAAATCGGTGGGCCTCAATGCGATCATCACTTCGCTGCTTTACACCAAGCACCCGTCGGAGCTTAAGTTTGTGATGGTTGACCCGAAAAAGGTGGAGCTGAACCTATACAGCCGTATCGAGCGGCATTTTCTGGCCAAACTGCCCGATTCGGAAGAGGCCATCATCACCGATACCCGCAAGGTGGTGCGCACCCTCAACTCGCTCACCATCGAGATGGACAACCGCTACGAGCTGCTTAAGGATGCCCAGGTGCGCAACATCAAGGAATACAACGAGAAGTTCCGGTCGAGAAAACTCAACCCCAACGAAGGACACCGTTTTCTGCCGTATATCGTGCTGATTATTGACGAGTTTGCCGACCTCATCATGACTGCCGGCAAGGAAGTTGAAGGTCCGATCACCCGGCTGGCGCAGCTGGCCCGTGCGGTGGGTATCCACCTTATCATCGCCACCCAGCGTCCTACGGTGAATATCATCACAGGTACCATCAAGGCCAACTTCCCTGCACGGATTGCATTCAGGGTGATCTCGCGCACCGACTCGCGCACCATTCTCGACACCGGCGGCGCCGACCAGCTTGTAGGCCGGGGCGATATGCTGCTCAGCACCGGCAGCGACCTCATCCGCCTGCAATGCGCCTTTATTGATACACCTGAGGTAGAGCGTCTTACCGATTACATCGGATCGCAACGAGGCTATCCCGATGCATTTCATCTGCCAGAATATGCGGATGAACAGGACGAAGTGGGCGAAGTGCTCGATTTGGGCGAACGTGACCCGCTTTTTGAAGATGCTGCCCGCGTCATCGTCGAAACCCAACAGGGTTCGACCTCGCTGCTTCAGCGCAAACTCAAGCTTGGTTACAACCGCGCCGCCCGCATCATCGATCAGCTCGAAGCCGCCGGCATCGTAGGTCCGTTCGAAGGATCGAAGGCTCGCGAAGTAAAAGTGAACGGCACGATGGCTTTGGAACAGTTTTTGAAGGATTACTACAGTCGTACGAACAACGAAAAATAA
- a CDS encoding fumarylacetoacetate hydrolase family protein: MKIICIGRNYAEHARELNNPLPAKPVFFMKPDTALLPPHNPFFLPDFSNEIHYETELVLRICKHGRSIEKQFAYKYYDAIGVGIDFTARDLQAECKQKGLPWEVAKAFDFSAPVSRFLPKEQFADLSNIRFGLKINGEWRQQGNSRDMIFSFDHIISYVSQFITLREGDYIFTGTPEGVGQTQINDRFELFIEDQLMLTFNVK; this comes from the coding sequence ATGAAAATCATCTGCATCGGACGCAACTATGCCGAACACGCCCGCGAGCTGAACAACCCGCTCCCGGCCAAGCCTGTGTTTTTCATGAAACCCGACACAGCCCTGCTCCCGCCCCACAACCCATTTTTTCTGCCCGACTTCTCGAACGAGATTCACTACGAAACCGAACTCGTCCTGCGCATCTGCAAGCACGGTCGCAGCATCGAAAAGCAGTTCGCGTATAAATACTACGACGCCATCGGGGTTGGAATCGATTTCACTGCGCGCGACCTTCAGGCCGAATGCAAGCAAAAAGGCCTTCCCTGGGAAGTGGCCAAGGCTTTCGACTTTTCGGCTCCCGTGAGCCGCTTCCTGCCAAAGGAACAGTTTGCCGACCTGAGCAATATCCGTTTCGGCCTGAAAATCAATGGCGAATGGCGGCAACAAGGCAACAGCCGCGATATGATCTTCAGTTTCGACCACATCATATCCTACGTTTCGCAGTTTATCACCCTGCGCGAAGGCGACTACATCTTTACCGGCACACCCGAAGGCGTGGGGCAAACCCAGATCAACGACCGCTTTGAATTGTTCATTGAAGATCAGCTCATGCTGACATTCAATGTGAAATAA
- the purE gene encoding 5-(carboxyamino)imidazole ribonucleotide mutase, translated as MVGIIMGSDSDLPVMREAAIQLDGFGIPWEMRVVSAHRTPEWMVEYAKTAAGRGLKVIIAGAGGAAHLPGMVASLTPLPVIGVPVKSSNSIEGIDSLLSIVQMPKGIPVATVAINGAANAGLLAARILASADSSIRQKMEEFMKRQTQAVLEKAANELKI; from the coding sequence CTGGTGGGAATAATTATGGGATCGGACAGCGACCTGCCTGTAATGCGCGAAGCTGCTATTCAGCTCGATGGGTTTGGTATTCCGTGGGAGATGCGCGTTGTTTCGGCACACCGCACACCCGAATGGATGGTGGAATATGCCAAAACTGCCGCCGGTCGTGGGCTGAAGGTTATCATAGCCGGTGCCGGGGGTGCTGCACACCTGCCGGGCATGGTTGCCAGCCTGACGCCGCTGCCCGTAATCGGCGTGCCGGTAAAATCGTCCAACTCCATCGAAGGCATCGACTCTTTGCTTTCCATTGTGCAGATGCCCAAAGGCATACCCGTGGCCACCGTGGCCATCAACGGCGCTGCCAATGCCGGATTGCTCGCAGCCAGAATACTGGCTTCGGCCGACTCGAGTATCCGACAGAAAATGGAAGAATTTATGAAGCGGCAAACCCAGGCTGTGCTGGAGAAAGCCGCCAACGAACTGAAGATCTGA
- a CDS encoding DUF481 domain-containing protein: MKRIAILLLVLWSFSAMSQVNIERYYRDNTREGFMFTNAFGLNIASGNTNYLELTDRFRMDYNGPRTDYFTILEYNLRTSSGKTSAHKGFVHFRAIHDLDDKAVMMAEGYLQQQFDEFILLRSRTLLGGGFRFNPVNLADSAWKSRAKVRLFLGTGVFLEHESYSTRPRQTSSLMRSSSYLSLLWDPGKNLSFNMVNYFQPALNDFSNYRYSLNMSMSTPLNERWLFVMSAEFFYRSQPVGGKKPNDLEIKNTFRFTL; this comes from the coding sequence ATGAAGCGAATTGCCATTCTTTTGCTGGTCTTGTGGTCGTTTTCGGCCATGAGCCAGGTGAATATTGAAAGGTATTACCGCGACAACACCCGCGAAGGCTTCATGTTTACCAATGCCTTCGGCCTCAACATTGCCAGTGGAAACACCAATTATCTGGAACTGACCGACAGGTTCAGGATGGACTACAACGGACCGCGCACCGACTATTTTACCATTCTGGAATACAACCTGCGCACATCGTCGGGCAAAACCTCAGCACACAAAGGCTTTGTGCATTTTCGCGCCATCCACGACCTCGACGACAAAGCCGTCATGATGGCCGAGGGCTATCTGCAGCAACAATTCGACGAGTTCATCCTGCTGCGCAGCCGCACGCTGCTGGGAGGGGGGTTCAGGTTCAACCCTGTGAACCTTGCCGACAGCGCATGGAAGTCGCGTGCCAAGGTGCGCCTGTTTCTGGGAACCGGGGTATTTCTCGAACACGAGAGTTATTCGACCAGGCCCAGGCAAACTTCGAGCCTCATGCGCTCCTCTTCCTACCTCTCGCTGCTGTGGGATCCGGGCAAAAACCTCAGTTTCAATATGGTGAACTACTTCCAGCCGGCCCTGAACGATTTCAGCAATTACCGCTATTCGCTCAACATGAGCATGAGCACCCCGCTCAACGAGCGTTGGCTGTTTGTGATGAGTGCAGAGTTTTTCTACCGCTCTCAACCTGTGGGCGGCAAGAAGCCTAACGACCTGGAAATAAAAAACACCTTCCGCTTTACCCTCTGA
- a CDS encoding 3'-5' exonuclease — MKINLKRPLAFFDLETTGLNIITDRIIEISILKVHPDGQEEIKTWRVNPGVPIPPSSTAFHGITDEDVKDLPGFASIAHDVARFLEGCDLAGYNAIKFDLPLLVEEFLRYDIPFDVSNRHLIDVQNIFMKMEPRNLRGAYRFYCQKELTDAHSAEADTRATFEILKAQLARYQDAEYTDPAGKTSRPVENDVRKLHEFSAHHRNADLNGQIIYDAQNREVFNFGKHKGKRVEDVFRDEPSYYDWMMKGEFPLFTKKLITAIRLRMKGGQVRMTNKKQE; from the coding sequence ATGAAGATCAACCTGAAGCGTCCCCTTGCCTTTTTCGACCTCGAAACCACCGGGCTCAACATCATCACCGACCGCATCATCGAAATCAGCATCCTGAAGGTGCACCCCGATGGCCAGGAGGAAATTAAGACCTGGAGGGTCAATCCCGGCGTGCCCATCCCTCCCTCCTCTACTGCTTTCCATGGCATCACCGACGAAGATGTGAAAGATCTCCCGGGTTTCGCTTCCATTGCTCACGATGTGGCACGTTTTCTCGAAGGTTGCGACCTGGCAGGGTACAATGCCATCAAATTCGATCTGCCCCTGCTGGTCGAAGAGTTTTTGCGCTACGACATCCCCTTCGATGTTTCCAACCGCCATCTTATTGACGTGCAGAACATTTTCATGAAAATGGAACCAAGAAACCTCAGGGGAGCCTACCGGTTTTACTGCCAGAAAGAACTCACCGATGCCCATTCGGCCGAGGCCGACACCCGTGCCACATTTGAAATACTCAAAGCACAACTCGCCCGATATCAGGACGCGGAATATACCGACCCTGCCGGCAAGACTTCCAGACCAGTAGAAAACGACGTGCGCAAACTGCATGAGTTTTCGGCACATCACCGCAATGCCGACCTCAACGGGCAGATTATTTACGACGCCCAAAACCGGGAAGTTTTTAACTTCGGCAAGCACAAAGGTAAACGCGTGGAGGACGTGTTTCGCGATGAGCCTTCGTATTACGACTGGATGATGAAGGGTGAGTTTCCGTTGTTTACAAAAAAACTGATCACAGCCATCCGCCTGCGCATGAAAGGCGGACAGGTGCGAATGACCAACAAAAAACAGGAATGA